A portion of the Granulosicoccus antarcticus IMCC3135 genome contains these proteins:
- a CDS encoding IS66 family transposase, with translation MMHLGLVKLRLPYPLRFVLANHPLVLGRIKALFYAQNNWEALTAFMKNASLPVDNNPVESAIRPFALGRKNWLYTASPRGAKASAFMYTLVESAKACGLEPRAYLQALLERYPFATTEEERRQLLPMFIKIG, from the coding sequence ATGATGCATCTTGGGTTGGTTAAACTGAGGCTCCCGTATCCGCTGCGTTTTGTGCTGGCTAATCATCCGCTAGTGTTGGGGAGGATCAAAGCGCTTTTCTATGCCCAGAACAACTGGGAGGCGTTGACAGCGTTTATGAAAAACGCGTCTTTGCCGGTGGACAATAACCCGGTGGAAAGCGCTATCAGGCCCTTTGCTCTTGGTCGAAAAAATTGGCTCTACACAGCCAGTCCTCGAGGGGCAAAGGCCAGTGCATTCATGTATACCCTCGTCGAGTCGGCAAAAGCCTGTGGGCTTGAACCCAGAGCCTATTTGCAGGCGCTGTTAGAGCGCTACCCGTTCGCGACAACCGAGGAAGAGCGTCGCCAATTGCTACCCATGTTTATTAAAATCGGCTGA
- a CDS encoding transglycosylase SLT domain-containing protein has translation MILTTALLLTIPLLAHADNTALPPLGNTAQMDRLMLREIGDTQVFDPSVSPTPAAGCCNSGVKSVKNSLASKPATTVWQFVQQSRRLKIPDKPQIENYRQQYQREALWISKILNRATPFAGHIVESLDKRYLPVELALLPAIESGYQPDVHSTEKAAGIWQIVPITAREIGISSNQWFDGRSDIVKSTDAAISYLSYLNAEFHGDWLLTLAAYNAGPGRVRSAIRRNEKSGQPTDFWSLKLPRETREYVPKFLALVAMLRHDSIPGLEIPLLARGNAFEVLEFGSQTSLDKVAAASGIPEFSLRHLNAGLVHGVTPPGGPHHIYVLKDNAESVISAVTAIDPRDLYTLPATHTVVAGESISTIARSYRLSQQNLMDLNGLNNSFIKIGQELAVRFEADNAASNIEYVVTIGDTISDIAQSFSVPMNSILDAEGRTLDGELIHPGERLLINVDTNIAGI, from the coding sequence GTGATCCTCACGACCGCATTGTTACTGACAATACCGCTCCTCGCCCACGCGGACAACACGGCTTTGCCGCCTTTAGGTAATACCGCGCAAATGGATCGCCTCATGCTGCGCGAGATTGGCGACACGCAAGTATTCGACCCCAGCGTTAGCCCCACACCAGCCGCTGGCTGTTGTAATTCGGGGGTGAAATCTGTAAAAAATTCGCTCGCCTCGAAGCCTGCAACGACAGTCTGGCAGTTCGTGCAGCAATCCAGGCGCCTGAAAATACCCGACAAGCCACAGATTGAAAACTATCGGCAACAATACCAGCGTGAAGCCCTCTGGATCAGCAAAATCCTCAACCGGGCGACACCCTTTGCCGGACACATCGTGGAATCTCTCGACAAACGTTATTTACCTGTAGAGCTTGCACTGTTGCCAGCAATCGAAAGTGGCTATCAACCCGATGTTCACAGCACCGAAAAAGCCGCCGGCATCTGGCAAATCGTGCCCATCACGGCTCGGGAGATTGGTATCTCCAGCAATCAGTGGTTCGACGGACGCTCAGATATTGTCAAGTCCACTGATGCCGCCATCTCTTACCTGAGCTACCTCAATGCCGAATTTCATGGCGACTGGCTCCTGACACTGGCCGCCTACAATGCTGGTCCCGGCAGAGTTCGAAGCGCTATCAGACGGAATGAGAAGTCAGGTCAGCCCACCGATTTCTGGTCGTTGAAGCTTCCGCGTGAAACTCGCGAATATGTGCCCAAATTCCTGGCACTGGTCGCCATGCTTCGACACGATTCAATTCCGGGCCTGGAAATACCGCTACTGGCTCGCGGTAACGCTTTTGAGGTCCTCGAATTCGGCAGCCAGACCAGTCTGGACAAAGTGGCTGCTGCGAGTGGCATACCCGAATTTTCCCTCAGGCATCTCAATGCCGGACTGGTGCATGGCGTCACCCCACCCGGAGGACCTCACCATATCTATGTGCTGAAGGACAATGCAGAGTCGGTGATCAGTGCCGTGACAGCGATTGATCCTCGTGATCTTTACACTCTACCGGCGACTCATACGGTTGTAGCGGGCGAGAGTATCAGCACCATCGCCCGCTCCTACAGACTCTCACAACAAAACTTAATGGATCTGAATGGACTGAACAACTCGTTCATCAAGATCGGACAGGAGCTTGCAGTACGATTTGAGGCGGATAACGCGGCCAGTAACATCGAATATGTTGTAACAATCGGTGACACAATTTCTGACATTGCACAAAGCTTTTCTGTGCCCATGAACAGCATTCTCGATGCCGAAGGTCGTACACTTGACGGCGAACTGATTCACCCTGGTGAACGGTTATTGATTAATGTAGACACCAACATTGCCGGTATATAA
- the rnhA gene encoding ribonuclease HI translates to MIEIYTDGACRGNPGPGGWGALMRSGENEKELWGGEAHTTNNRMEMMAVIKSLEALKRPSEVVLTTDSQYVRKGITEWIEGWKRKNWQTSARKPVKNADLWVEIDTLANKHTVEWRWVKGHSGHAENERVDDLANRGIDELKLKKS, encoded by the coding sequence ATGATTGAAATCTACACCGACGGTGCGTGTCGTGGCAATCCTGGCCCCGGCGGCTGGGGAGCTCTCATGCGTTCGGGCGAAAACGAAAAGGAATTGTGGGGTGGAGAGGCACACACGACCAACAATCGGATGGAGATGATGGCGGTCATAAAGTCGCTTGAAGCTCTGAAGCGGCCTAGCGAAGTGGTTCTGACGACTGATTCTCAATATGTTCGTAAAGGCATTACCGAATGGATTGAGGGCTGGAAGCGCAAGAACTGGCAAACATCGGCTCGCAAACCGGTCAAGAATGCAGATTTATGGGTAGAAATCGATACGCTGGCCAATAAACATACCGTCGAGTGGCGCTGGGTCAAAGGTCATAGCGGTCATGCAGAGAATGAGCGTGTCGATGATCTGGCTAATCGTGGGATCGATGAATTGAAGTTGAAAAAATCCTGA
- a CDS encoding FHA domain-containing protein has translation MTTIIVTHEDNEVSELAFDAGQETISIGRRSANDVCIPDLSVSGSHARITFEADEYWLEDLNSTNGTYVNGQPVTRQIILDNDEIVIGKIRLAFRSGKVQSPLADVDVDNLASSISDLPVTSDFGDGHVESMDEIDPLSLNEAHQGIGQEANSRPEPELPAAADVKPETTSTPPNAATQSPILELDSTTATSKGAVIEIKNGAKSGQILPIDKPVTTLGRPGIQIAAIMRKPDGYFLMHIESDDSVDRPTLNRDVIGDEPVLLHSGDQLNVAGIDVEFMLS, from the coding sequence ATGACCACAATCATCGTTACTCACGAAGACAACGAGGTTAGCGAGCTTGCGTTCGACGCTGGTCAGGAAACCATCTCCATTGGCCGCCGTTCCGCCAATGATGTATGTATTCCCGACCTGTCAGTCAGCGGTAGTCACGCCCGAATTACTTTCGAGGCAGATGAGTACTGGCTAGAGGACCTTAACAGTACCAACGGTACCTACGTCAATGGGCAACCTGTTACACGACAGATTATTCTTGACAACGACGAAATTGTCATCGGCAAGATTCGGTTGGCATTCCGATCTGGCAAAGTGCAATCCCCTCTCGCTGATGTCGATGTCGACAATCTGGCTAGCAGCATTTCAGATTTGCCGGTTACCAGTGATTTCGGTGACGGACATGTCGAGTCTATGGACGAGATTGATCCATTGTCTCTGAACGAGGCACACCAGGGTATTGGCCAGGAAGCCAACAGCCGTCCTGAGCCCGAGCTGCCTGCAGCCGCCGACGTCAAACCAGAGACAACAAGCACACCGCCCAACGCCGCGACGCAATCGCCGATACTTGAGCTGGATTCAACGACAGCCACATCCAAGGGTGCGGTGATTGAAATCAAGAACGGTGCAAAATCGGGCCAGATTCTGCCAATTGACAAGCCCGTTACAACGCTTGGCAGACCCGGCATCCAGATCGCGGCCATCATGCGAAAGCCGGATGGTTATTTCCTGATGCATATCGAGAGCGACGACAGTGTCGACAGACCGACACTCAATCGTGATGTCATCGGGGATGAACCGGTGCTGTTACACAGTGGCGATCAACTCAATGTCGCCGGCATTGACGTGGAATTCATGCTTTCCTGA
- a CDS encoding methyltransferase domain-containing protein, which translates to MKSKRTVRQSPVWLDAQAPLAQWYATGLGQSIAKRLELEVGSRLGDVFGYQGVQVGNLVPGLHLLEGAGLQRHLMLDAPGNEADIHADVLSLPIASDTMKAVAFFHTLDFCDNPHQALREADRVLTDDGQLIIIGFNPYSAFGARHALTAWRRSEPWNGRFYARHRVSDWLSVLDYRVLDSAAMFIRPPINSERVLRRLHRMEGLQRWLGGLGGLYIMRARKQTMPMTMTRQWRRPRAGMAASSFARTGDKTSARPRATVARIDHRQR; encoded by the coding sequence ATGAAAAGTAAACGAACGGTACGACAGAGCCCCGTCTGGCTGGACGCCCAAGCGCCACTGGCACAATGGTACGCAACCGGACTGGGGCAGTCCATCGCGAAACGTCTGGAACTTGAAGTAGGTAGTCGTTTGGGTGATGTTTTTGGCTATCAGGGAGTGCAGGTTGGCAACCTGGTTCCCGGGTTGCATCTCTTGGAAGGCGCTGGTCTGCAGCGTCACCTCATGCTTGATGCACCGGGCAATGAGGCTGATATTCATGCCGATGTACTATCCCTGCCGATTGCCTCGGATACGATGAAAGCGGTGGCTTTTTTTCATACGCTGGATTTTTGTGACAATCCACATCAGGCATTGCGCGAAGCCGACCGTGTCTTGACTGACGATGGTCAGCTGATCATCATCGGCTTCAATCCCTATAGTGCCTTTGGTGCTCGGCATGCGCTCACAGCCTGGCGTCGTAGTGAGCCCTGGAATGGTCGTTTTTATGCACGGCACCGTGTAAGCGACTGGTTATCCGTACTGGATTACCGGGTGCTGGACAGTGCCGCCATGTTTATCCGCCCGCCGATCAACAGTGAGCGCGTATTGCGCCGATTGCACCGCATGGAAGGGCTGCAGCGCTGGCTGGGTGGTCTGGGAGGGCTGTACATCATGCGTGCCCGCAAGCAGACTATGCCTATGACCATGACACGTCAGTGGCGTCGGCCAAGAGCCGGAATGGCTGCATCCAGCTTTGCGCGGACAGGCGACAAGACGTCAGCACGCCCCAGAGCAACCGTTGCACGCATAGATCATCGACAACGTTAA